A segment of the Devriesea agamarum genome:
TGACGTTGCCGTGCTCGCGAAAATGGCGGCGGCAAATATCGATGATGTCGCTGTGGCGGCAGCCCGGGCCAGCACTAAGGCAGCCGGGGTCGTGGTGGATGACACCGCTGTCGCCCCTCAATACGTGCGCGGGGTGCAGCCCAGTCGTGAACTGCCAATCATTAAGAAGATCGCCATCGGCTCACTGCGCAACAAGATTCTTTTCATCCTGCCCGCAGCCCTGCTCCTCAGCCAGTTTTTACCATGGTTACTCACCCCCATTTTGATGCTCGGCGGCACCTACCTGTGCTTCGAGGGCGCCGAGAAAATCTGGGCGAAACTGCGAGGGCACCACGATGACACCCCGGCGGTTGTCAAAGGGGCGGATGCCGAAAAAACCATGGTCTCCAGCGCCGTGCGCACCGACTTCATCCTCAGCGCCGAAATCATGGTGATCGCGCTCAACGAGGTCGCTAACGAAGGTCTCATCAGTCGGGCGGTGATCCTCCTGGTCGTGGCCGTTTTCATCACTGTTCTGGTCTATGGCGTGGTGGCTCTGCTCGTCAAAATGGACGATATTGGGCTCCATCTCGCCGGTAAACCGTCACAGGCCTCGCAACGCATCGGGCGCGGACTGGTCACGGCAATGCCGAAGGTGTTGAACGCAATTTCCTTGATCGGCATGGCCGCAATGCTGTGGGTTGGCGGCCACATTATTTTGGTCGGGGTCCATGAGCTCGGATTGCACGCACCCTACGAATGGGTGCATCACCTTGAGCACGGCGTGCATGGAGTACCGGTTATTGGCGGTCTGTTGGGTTGGCTGATCAACACATTCTTTTCTGCGATTCTTGGCCTGATCTGGGGCGCCATCATCGTAGCGGTGATGCACGTGCTCCCCTTCGGCAAAAAGAGTGGGACACACTAGCCAGAACCTGGGCCAGGTCCGGGTCTGCGCGAGGCTCAGCACTCTGTCTCCTGTACGGGGCCCAGCTCGAGGCTCAACTCGGGCGCCAGCGCGGCGCGCGCCCGACACGGATATCCATGCATGGCCTGGGACTGGCTCTCACACGCTCCGGATCAAGATCTACCCAGGCCGGGTTTCACCTCGGTCGGCATCTCAACGGCAGCCATATGATTTTCGCGATGCTAACGTTACGAAATTCACTACACCTTGCATTCGCCTACTTAGGTTTGCATAACCTTATGTCGTTGCTACCCGGGCATGATGGTGCGCCAAGTCCCATCTTGGATACCATCTGCGCCCTACCGCTGCGCCCTCGCGCGCTCAGCCCAAGGATCCGCACATGACCAATATCGCCGTCGTCACCGGGGCCGCCCGCGGGATCGGACGCGCCGTCGCTGAACGCCTACTGGCCGACTATCCAGATCTCATCGTTGTCGCCGCAGACATCCTCCCCATTGACTGGGCCACTCACCACCCGCAAAAAACGCCCAGCAACCACACAGCATCACCACTGACCCCCTGCTCCCGCGTGCGGGCCCGCCACGTCGATGTGACCGACGAACGCGCCGTCGCCGAGCTTTTCACCGAAGCCGCTGAGCTCGGCCATATCCAAGCGGTCGCTCACGTAGCCGGAATTTTCACCCTCCGCCCAATCGTCGATACCCCGCTCAAAGAGTACGAACGAATCCAGCGGGTCAATAGCACCGGAACATTCCTGGTTCTTAGGGAAGCTGCCCGAGCCATGAGCGCGCAAAGCATCCCTCAACCTGTCTCTGATACTCCCCACACGGTGTCTAACTCCGACACTGTGCCTAATCCCGACACCGCGCCACTATCTATAGACCGCAGTGCCTTACCTGCAGGGCACAACCAACCATCTACAGAGCGCAACGCCGCCCCACCTGCTGCCCACAACGATCGGGCAATTGTTGCCGTCACGTCTAACGCCGCCCGAGTGCCACGGATCGGTATGGGAGCATACGGAGCCGCCAAAGCTAGTGCCTCATCACTGGCCACCACCCTGGCGCTAGAACTCGCTGACCAGCAGATACGATGCAATGTCGTGTGCCCAGGATCAACCGACACCGCCATGCAACGAGAGTTCTGGGGGGAGAACCCCGATGCCGGCCACAAGGCCGCCGTCCACGGCGATGCCGCCCAATACCGTCTGGGAATACCACTCGGACGCCTAGCCTCTCCCGAGGATGTAGCCGATGCCGTCGCGTATCTGCTCTCTCCGGGTGCCCGTCACCTGACGATGCAGGAACTATATGTAGACGGAGGCGCTAGCCTCCGGGCCTAGCATCCGACACTGCTGACCACTCCCCCGAAAGAACGTGATGAACCCGCTTGCTCTCAGCTCCGCCCCCACCGCCTTCCGGCGCGCCCGACTCGGCGACGTCCAGGTCACCGGGGCGCCCACGATCGTGCCGGTCGCCGTACTGACGGATATGCTCGCGCCCTCCACCACGTCTTTTGTGTTGGCCCGCCCCTTTTCTGCAGATGATGACGCCGTGCTGGTCTGCGACCACGCGGAAGCCGGCAACCCCAGCGGTTTAGCACAAGGGGCCCCATCCGCTGTGACGGAGCAGATTCCCACTGAGTCAACACACCGCACGACCACCGGTACCACAGCTTTAGATTTCCCGGATTCCACGCCTACACAGAACACGGACCCAAGCGTCGCCGCCGGCAGTCGCGCAAGCACAACCCGTATGGGCGGCGACGACCCATGTCAGGTTCCCACCCGGGCCGAATACGCCCGTCGAGTAGCCCAGGCGCGCGATCTCATTCAGGCTGGAACGGTCAATAAAGTCGTGCTTGGTCGACGCATGTGCCTCGCCCACAACACCCGCTTAGATATGTCTGCGCAGCAAGAACTCGCCGACCGTATCGTCGATGACCTCATCTCCCTAGGGACCCAGGGCTTTCCCGTGCTCATGCCGCTACCGGGCGAGCGCACACTAGTTGGCCTGAGTCCCGAACTCCTGATTCGACGGCACGGTTTCAACGTCGAAGCTTTTCCACTGGCAGGATCTGCCCCACGCAGCGGA
Coding sequences within it:
- a CDS encoding DUF808 domain-containing protein; translation: MSGGLAGLLDDVAVLAKMAAANIDDVAVAAARASTKAAGVVVDDTAVAPQYVRGVQPSRELPIIKKIAIGSLRNKILFILPAALLLSQFLPWLLTPILMLGGTYLCFEGAEKIWAKLRGHHDDTPAVVKGADAEKTMVSSAVRTDFILSAEIMVIALNEVANEGLISRAVILLVVAVFITVLVYGVVALLVKMDDIGLHLAGKPSQASQRIGRGLVTAMPKVLNAISLIGMAAMLWVGGHIILVGVHELGLHAPYEWVHHLEHGVHGVPVIGGLLGWLINTFFSAILGLIWGAIIVAVMHVLPFGKKSGTH
- a CDS encoding SDR family oxidoreductase encodes the protein MTNIAVVTGAARGIGRAVAERLLADYPDLIVVAADILPIDWATHHPQKTPSNHTASPLTPCSRVRARHVDVTDERAVAELFTEAAELGHIQAVAHVAGIFTLRPIVDTPLKEYERIQRVNSTGTFLVLREAARAMSAQSIPQPVSDTPHTVSNSDTVPNPDTAPLSIDRSALPAGHNQPSTERNAAPPAAHNDRAIVAVTSNAARVPRIGMGAYGAAKASASSLATTLALELADQQIRCNVVCPGSTDTAMQREFWGENPDAGHKAAVHGDAAQYRLGIPLGRLASPEDVADAVAYLLSPGARHLTMQELYVDGGASLRA
- a CDS encoding isochorismate synthase — its product is MNPLALSSAPTAFRRARLGDVQVTGAPTIVPVAVLTDMLAPSTTSFVLARPFSADDDAVLVCDHAEAGNPSGLAQGAPSAVTEQIPTESTHRTTTGTTALDFPDSTPTQNTDPSVAAGSRASTTRMGGDDPCQVPTRAEYARRVAQARDLIQAGTVNKVVLGRRMCLAHNTRLDMSAQQELADRIVDDLISLGTQGFPVLMPLPGERTLVGLSPELLIRRHGFNVEAFPLAGSAPRSGHEDIDAPRRHALMNSAKDRSEHAFVVADIVRSLTPLCSHIDAPEVPEVVEAATMLHLGTHIRGTLRPREDGSIPTLIEVAEALHPTPAVCGSPTPVAQRIIEDLEEPRGLFTGYIAAQDTHGDGQAVIAIRMALLDRDGITLYAGAGIVADSDPDAEADETHGKLRTVLNAIAHTTGSGV